The proteins below are encoded in one region of Rhododendron vialii isolate Sample 1 chromosome 7a, ASM3025357v1:
- the LOC131332814 gene encoding uncharacterized protein LOC131332814 yields MDPNDMEKTAFITPYGIFCYRVMPFGLKNSCATFNRAIFKMMHAQIGHTLEAYVDDLVLKSQKESNHLQELKEIFDILKFYKLHLNPEKCAFGVSAGKFLEHLVTRRGIEADPNQIKAIADLRPPRTIKEVQRHTGMAATLNRFISKSSDKCHVFFNALKEYLSSAPLLVKPKEFKTLYLYLAVFAHAVSSALVRRGGADEKPIYFTSKTLLPAQTRYLPLEKLALALVLTARKLLHYFQSHPITVLTKHPLKALFWKADLSNRVSKWAVKLANFDISFEPRTAIKGQVLADFIAELTPADTAALNAPTPPDVPERSSVTMPWHLFQGETWRLNVDGASNSNGAGAGVVLVSPCGTLHESSLTIDFPATNNEAEYEALLAGLRSAIAMKVTNLVVYCDSQLIVNQVLGDYEARDPRILKYQATTAEVISQFCNFSIKQINREHNAHADALAGLASASTASEFRTINFGSIGRPSFEPTPKVLNVELGPSWMDEIVTFLKHDTLPIDKKEAYRVRNKPAQNLSPITSPWPFAQWGLDIVGKLPTAPGGFKFLIITTDYFSKWVEAEPLITTTEADVRRFVWRNIVTRFGIPYDIVSDNGTQFVGKDLTNLCAEFGIRFFNSTPAYPQGNGQAEATNKTVCAGIKRRLNSKRGKWTEELPRVLWAYRSTPRHSTGQTPFSMAFGMEAVIPLESKFPTLKTETFNPKTNDDAMAQELILAEEKCDDARLHLTEYQQQVAKGYNRSVRVKKFKPDDLVWRKVVQASKKTKFKPNWEGPFRIVKIVGEGAYNLKKAYM; encoded by the exons ATGGACCCAAATGACATGGAAAAAACAGCCTTTATTACCCCTTACGGCATTTTTTGTTACCGCGTCATGCCATTCGGCCTCAAAAACTCATGCGCCACATTCAACCGTGCCATATTCAAGATGATGCATGCCCAAATTGGCCACACTTTGGAAGCCTATGTCGACGACCTTGTCCTCAAAAGCCAGAAGGAGAGCAACCATCTCCAGGAGCTGAAGGAAATATTTGACATTCTCAAATTCTACAAGCTCCACCTAAACCCCGAGAAGTGCGCATTCGGCGTAAGTGCTGGGAAATTTCTCGAACATTTGGTCACCagacgcggtattgaggccgaccccAACCAGATTAAAGCCATTGCAGATTTGCGGCCACCAAgaacaatcaaggaagtacaacgGCACACTGGAATGGCAGCCACTTTGAACCGGTTCATTAGCAAGTCCTCCGACAAGTGCCATGTCTTCTTCAATGCGTTGAAAG AGTACCTCAGCTCGGCCCCACTACTGGTAAAGCCAAAAGAATTCAAGACCTTATATTTGTATCTTGCCGTCTTCGCCCATGCGGTCAGTTCTGCACTCGTTCGCCGGGGAGGGGCTGATGAGAAACCGATATACTTCACAAGCAAAACACTTCTTCCTGCACAAACACGCTATCTTCCCCTGGAGAAACTAGCCCTTGCTCTCGTCTTGACGGCGAGGAAACTTTTGCACTACTTCCAGTCCCACCCAATCACAGTCTTAACAAAACATcccctcaaagctctctttTGGAAggcagatctctccaaccggGTATCAAAATGGGCTGTCAAACTTGCGAACTTCGACATCAGCTTTGAGCCACGAACGGCAATTAAGGGCCAGGTGTTGGCCGACTTCATAGCAGAACTCACTCCAGCAGACACAGCGGCACTCAATGCTCCAACCCCACCAGACGTACCCGAACGTAGCTCCGTGACCATGCCATGGCACCTTTTTCAAGGCGAGACTTGGCGACTTAATGTCGACGGGGcttccaacagcaacggagccgGAGCGGGGGTAGTCTTGGTCTCACCTTGTGGaacacttcatgaaagctccCTCACCATCGACTTCCCAGCCACAAACaatgaagctgaatatgaagccctcctCGCTGGCTTACGCTCAGCCATCGCGATGAAAGTCACCAACCTCGTTGTCTActgtgactcccaactcatcgtTAACCAAGTACTCGGTGACTACGAAGCTCGGGACCCTCGAATATTGAAATACCAAGCCACGACAGCTGAGGTCATCTCTCAGTTTTGCAATTTCAGCATCAAACAGATCAACCGCGAGCACAACGCACACGCGGACGCACTTGCAGGCCTCGCGTCGGCATCCACAGCGTCAGAATTCAGAACAATCAACTTCGGCAGCATTGGCCGCCCTTCTTTTGAGCCCACTCCAAAGGTACTCAATGTCGAACTCGGtcccagctggatggatgagattGTTACGTTCCTAAAGCATGACACCCTACCCATAGACAAGAAGGAGGCTTACCGTGTGAGAAACAAG CCTGCCCAGAACCTTTCCCCCATCACTAGTCCCTGGCCCTTTGCGCAATGGGGGCTTGATATCGTGGGAAAGCTGCCAACGGCTCCTGGAGGCTTCAAGTTTCTGATTATAACAacggactacttctccaaatgggttgaagctgaACCCCTCATAACGACAACTGAGGCTGATGTCCGAAGATTCgtatggcgaaacattgttaccaggTTCGGCATCCCATACGACATTGTCTCTGACAACGGAACTCAGTTCGTCGGCAAGGACCTCACCAACCTTTGTGCCGAGTTTGGGATACgtttcttcaactccacaccagccTACCCccaaggaaatggccaagcaGAGGCCACAAACAAAACCGTCTGCGCCGGCATCAAGCGTCGACTAaactccaaaagaggaaaatggacTGAAGAATTGCCACGCGTTTTATGGGCCTACCGGTCTACACCAAGGCATTCAACGGGCCAGACACCATTTTCAATGGCGTTCGGCATGGAAGCCGTGATCCCGTTGGAgtccaagtttccaactctcAAAACAGAAACATTTAACCCCAAAACAAACGACGACGCTATGGCACAAGAGCTGATTTTGGCAGAAGAGAAGTGTGATGACGCTCGCCTGCACCTCACTGAATACCAGCAACAGGTGGCCAAGGGATACAACCGTAGCGTGCGAGTCAAAAAGTTCAAGCCAGATGATTTGGTCTGGCGAAAAGTTGTGCAAgccagcaagaaaacaaaattcaagccCAACTGGGAGGGACCTTTTCGTATCGTCAAGATTGTTGGTGAAGGTGCCTac aacctcaagaaAGCATACATGTAG